One Microbacterium marinum genomic window, CCGCGTCGACGAAGAGGTCTTCCAGCCAGATGCCGTGGCGGCCGGTCCACGTCGAGTAGGTGAGGAACCAGATCGCTATCCCCACGATGCGCTCCTCGCGCTCGACCACGTGCGCGAAAACCTTGGGATCGGGGCCGAACAGGCTCGATGTGAGGTCGGCAGCGGTGTTCTCGACTGCATCGGGTTCGCGTTCGTAGTCCGCGAGGGCCTGGATCGCCGCCAGCAGCCCCGCCTCGTCCCCGGGCGACGCGGCCCGCAGGACGGTGCCGTCGTCGAAGGTACGCAGGACGGCGCCGTGTTCCGGACTCATGTTTCGAGCGTACGGGTCCGCTGCGGCCCATGGGCGCGCGCCGTGGCCCTGGTGGGCGCCTGCAGCCGGCGGAAGACGGTGTCGCGCGGGAGCGAGATCCGGTCGGCCACCGGCCCGAGTGAGCCCAGCACCACGAGGGTCACGAACCCGGCGATGAGCTTGTCCGCGACAGACGTGACCAGATTCGACGAGAACACCGCAGGCAGGAGTCCCTGCCCGAGCGCCATCCACGACCGCGCCAGATCGTCCAGCGGATGGTGCGACGTCCCGGACAACGCGAACACGATGATGGCTGCGGCGATGACCGAACAGACGAAAGCGACGAGGAGGTTCAGCAGCAGGAATCGGAGCACGGTCCGGCCCATGCCGAAGCGGCGCACGCCGTAGCCCCAGAGGAGGGCACCCGCCACATTCACCGCGGTGAAGAAGATCGACGCCGGGTTGGACAGTGCCATGCCCACGACGTTCGTGGCGACCGCGACGAGCACGCCGTGCCACGGCCCGAGCGCGATCGATGCGATGGCGGTGCCCATCATGTCGAAGAAGAGGGGCACCTGCAGCGCGGACACGAAGCGGTGTCCGAGCAGGTTCGCCGCGATGCAGACGGTGAGCAGGATCAGTGCCACCGAGTGGCGCTCCCACCACCCCGCACGGGCGGTGGTCGCGGGGGCGGTCAGCGGCGGCAGCGTCGCCGCTGCCGGCAGATCGGTCGCAACCTGCGGCCGCTTCTCGGAGTGCGGCGCGGGGTCGCGACGCACGAGCGCGGCCTTCGTGGCGCGCTCACGCCACGACGCCACGGCGGCGTCATCCTCACCGAGGACGGTCGCGATCTCCGCGACGAGCGCAGGGTTCAGACGCGCACGGTCGGCTTTGAACGCGTCGAAGACCGTCGAGCGCGCCACGCGTGCGGCCGACGGGCTCACGCCCGCCGCGACGCGGAGCGCCGCGATGCGCATGGCGATATCGGCATACGTCGCGCCGGAGCGGGATCGGAGGTCCTGGAGCGAGCGGGCGACATCGGCGGATGACTCATCCGGAGTCTCTCCGATGTCGGCTGCCTTCACGATCGATCCCCCTCGGTGCGTGCGACTCCCGAGTGTATCCGGACGTCGGAGCTGTCCGGAGTCGTCCGGGATCGCCCGTCCGTGGCCATTCCGTTACCCGCGGAACGTACCATTCGAGACGCGCCTCTTCTGGGGGGAAGAGTGCGGAGACGGTCGGGCCCGCTCCGCGCGTAGGTGCCCCTGTCCGACCAGCGGGACATGGCGGGATCGGATGCCGGAGGGACGGCGTCCGATCCCCACCTCCCCCGGCATCGCCGCGACTCCTCGTTCAGTCGAGTCCTCGCACGGGGACGCCGATCCATTCAGCGAGGTCTCGGATCTCGGCGTGCACCATCTCGCGCTCTTCGTCGTCGAAGGGGACCAGCTCGTGGACCGCGCCGACGACGAGGTTCTCCTTCCTCTTGTCCAGCGCAGCGTCCAGCAACCCGATGAACCGGTCGCCCACCAGGATCGGATGGGCGAAGTAGCCGTACACGCGCTGACTCTTGGGCTTGAACTGCTCCAGGACGAACTCGAAGTCGAACAGCTCCGCCAGCCGGGGCCGATCGAAGAGCATGCGGTCGTACGGGTTGAGGACAGCCGCGCGGCCGCCGGGATCGTCCTCGAGTGCCGCGATCGCCTCGGGATCGACGCGCCACACCCAGGTGCTCCCCTCGACCCGCGCCTCCTCGCCGGCGACACCGACCCCGCTCCACGACGATTTCTGCCGCGCGATGCCGAGCGCCTGAAGCCGACGCGCGGCGAGAGCCGTCTCGGCATCCTCCGGCGACATCTCGGGGAGCCCGGTCGGGTAGACACGCTCGGCGAGGTCCCACACCCGCTGACGACCGACGCGGCGGCTGACCGCGACCTCTCCGAGATACATCATGAGCTCGAGCATGCGGGGCACCTGATTGGAGCCGTACCAGCCGCCCTCATTCTTCGCCTGCACCTGGGAGGTGTCGGGGATGTCGGCGGCGAGCAGCTCTCCTTCGCTCGTGAGCCTGGCGAGGATATCGGCGCGGAAGCGTGCGTTGGCCTCGAGGTACTCGCGGGTCGCCGCCCGCAGCGTGCGCGTGCGCATCAGTGGCCACAGGAAGGGCAGGAGGCTCGTGGGGCGGAATTGACCGTCGTACTCGAAGAGCTGGCGGTCGGTCTCGACCGCCTTCGACAGCTGCCCCGGCTCGTAGGCCCATCCGATCCGCGACCAGCAGATGGTGTGCTCGCTCGGCGAGATCACGGCGGTGGGGTCGATCTTGATCGCTCCGAGCTGCTCGGCGACCTCCACGACGTCCGCAGGGCGGTCGGCGTCGAGGAGCTGGGCGCGAACGGCGATGCGGCGCGCGTCGTCGCGGGAGAGCCGGTGCATGGGTCGAGGGTAGCGCCAGCCTCCGACCCGCTCAGCCGGTCGGCGCGAGCCGGGCGTCGACGGTGCGGCGCTCGTCGAAGACGAAGCACTCGCCCTGGAAGCCCTCGCCGCCCACCTCTTCGAAGTAGCCGAGAATGCCGCCCTCGAGCTGGCGCGCGTCAATGCCCTCCTCGCGCAGATGGATCGCGGCCTTCTCGCATCGGATGCCGCCGGTGCAGAAGCTCACGACCGTCTTTCCGAGCAGGTCGTCACGGTGCGCATCGGCCGCTCCCGGGAACTCGGTGAACTTCTCGATCCGCCAGTCGACCGCTCCCGTGAAGGTGCCGTGGTCCACCTCGAAGGCGTTCCGGGTGTCGAGGAGCACGACCTCACGACCGTCGTCATCGTGACCCTGCGCGAGCCATCGCTGCAGCACGCGCGGCTCGACGGCCGGCGCACGTCCCTCCGCGGGGCGGATCGCGGGCCGGTCCATCCGGATGATCTCGCGTTTGTGCTTGACGATCATCTTGCGGAAGGGCGCATCCTCCGACCAGCTCTCCTTCGTGGTCAGCGCGGCGAAGCGCTCGTCCTCGCGCAGCTCGTCGACGAAGCCGCGCACCGACGTCGCGGATCCGGCGAGGAACAGGTTGATCCCCTCTTCGGCGACCAGGATGGTCCCCTTGAGCTCCCGCTCGGTCGCCCGCCGCTCGAGCACCGGTCGCAGCGCAGCCGGGTCGGCGATGGGGGTGAAGAGGTAGGCCGAGATGTTCAGAACGGATGCCACGATCCGAGGGTAGTCACTGGCCCTCGGATCGTGGCGCCGCGGAGACTATTGCGCCGACCACCCGCCGTCACTCGCGAGCACGGCGCCGTTGATGTTGACGCCGTCGTCGGAGAGCAGGAACGTGATCGACGCCGCCAGCTGCTCGGCGGTGGCGACCGAGGGGATGAGCCCGTGGAACGCCCCCAGCCGCTCCTGCCCGTACTCCGAGACGTGCGCGGGGAAGGGGATGCCGGTGGCCACACCTCCCGGGGCGACGGCGTTCACTCGGATGCCCTGCGGCCCGTACATGACGGCGGCGCTCTTGGTGAGTCCGATCACGGCGTGCTTGGAGGTCGTGTAGGCGTTGCCGGACGCGCTTCCGCGCAGGGCCGCTTCGGAGGCGACGTTGACGATCGATCCCCGGCCCGCGGCGAGCATGGCGGGCAGGACGGCACGGCTGAGGAGGAAGGGGCCGGTGACGTTGACCGCGAGCACCTTGTGCCACATCGCGTCGGTCGTCTCGGCGAGCGGCGAGAAGTCGTCGTTGATGCCGGCGACGTTCGCGAGGGCGTCGATGCGGTCTCCGGCAGCAGCGACGACGGCGTCGACGGATTCCTGCTCCGTGATGTCGCCGGGGACGACGACGATGTCCGCCTCCGGGAGGGATGCCGCGAACTCGGCGAGCTTCTCGGCCGAGATGTCGGTGGCGACGACGCGGCCGCCTTCGCGGACGATCCGTGCGGCGGTCGCCCGGCCGATCCCGGAGGCGGCGCCCGTCACGATCACCGTCTGGCCGGCGAAGCGGCCCGACGAAATTCGTTCAGTCCACCCGCTCGGCGCGGCGTCGGGCAGCTCGCCGTCGTTCGCCTGCCTGACCAGGTCGTCGACGACCGACTGCGGCATCTGCCCCCGGCTGAGGGCGACCAGCTGCTGGAGCGGGAGCCCGCGCACGGGAGCGAGCGAGTCCTCCGACGCTCCGGACGCGGCGAGGAGGCCGCGGATCAGGGGGCCTCCCACCTCGCTGTCGAGCCAGTCGCCGATCGTCGATGCGGCGGTGAGTGGGGTGCTGGCGGCCATGGTCGAGTCCTCTCCGGATCATTTAATTCCCGTGCGGGAAATGTTACTCTCGCCCGACGATGAAGGGAAGAGGATGATCACGGGCGAGGAGCGACGGCGAGGGCGCGGCAATCGCGCCGGCCTCGACCGCGAGCAGATCCTCACGGCGGCGCGAGGACTCGACCCCGCGACCCTGACGATGCAGCAGGTCGCCGACGCGATCGGGGTGGACCGCAAGGCGCTCAACCACCACGTCACCGATCGCGACAACCTCCTCGAACTGCTCGCCGTCGACGCGTTCCGCCGCCGGTTCGACGCTGCCCACGTCGACCTCGGCGACACGTGGCAGGACGCCTGCCGGGGGTACGCCGCCGCGATGGTGGAGGGGATCATCGACACCGGCGCGTGGCTCGGCTACCTCCGATTCGCGTCACCGCGCGACCTCGCGATCATCGCGCCCGCCGAGACGCTCGCGCGGCGACTGCGTGAGGCCGGATTCGACGTCCTCACGACGAGCCGCGCCATCCACCTGCTGGCGAGCATCTGTCAGGGCTTCGCGCGCGACGCCGTCATCGCCGGACACGCCGCGGAGGATCCGCAGGTCGCCCGCCTGCGCCAGGCGCTCGATGACACCGCGGAGACCTATCCCACGCTGCGCGAGCTGGTCGACGCGCGGGTGGACAACCACGGCGCCGACCAGCTGCGCTTCGACGTCGACGCGTTCCTCGCCGGGATGGAGCGGCTGCTCTGACGCGAGGACCGCTGCCGCTCAGACCTTGGTCGCGGCGTACGCGTCCGATGCGGCATCCAGCGAGGCGATCTCGTCGGCGCTCAGCTCGAGCCGCGCCCCCGCCAGAAGACCGTCGACCTGCTCGACCCGCGAGGCGGAGGCGATCGGGACGGTGCCCTTCGCTCGCAGCCAGCCCAACGCGGCACTGGCCACCGACACGTCGTGAGCGGATGCCGCCTCCTCGAGGGCCGCGATGATGGCGAGGCCCTCGGCGGTCGCGTACGACGCTGCGGTGCCGGCGCGCGGCGATGCCTGGCCCGCCGGGTCGCTCGAGCGGTACTTCCCGGTGAGGAATCCGCTCGCGAGGGCGGAGTAGGGGACGACGGCCAGCCCGAGCTCGTCGGCGACGGGGACGAGGTCGCGTTCGATGGTGCGATCGACGAGGTTGTACCGGGGCTGCACGGCGACGGGCTCGGCGACCCCGAGCTCACGCGCGATGCGCACCCACTCTCGCGTGTTCTCCGCCGAAAAGTTGGAGATCGCGGGGTAGCGAATCAGCCCGTCGGTCACCAGTGCACCGAATGCGGCCACCGTCTCCTCGAGCGGGGTGTCGGGGTCTTCGGCGTGCGCGTAGTAGAGGTCGATCGCCTCGACACCCAGCCGCCGCAGCGATGCCTCTGCGCCGGCCCGCACGTTCGACGCGGACAGGCCCCGGAAGTCGGGGTGCTTGCTGACCTTGGTCGCGACCACGACGCCGTCGGGGCGACGCGACGCCAGCCACTGCCCGATGATCGTCTCGCTCTCGCCGCCGGAGTTTCCCGGAGCCCACGCGCTGTACACATCGGCCGAGTCGACGAAGTCGCCCCCGCCGGCGACGAAGGCGTCGAGGATCGCGAAGGAGGTGTCGCGGTCAGCGGTCCAACCGAACACGTTGCCGCCGAAGCTGAGGGGGAAGACGTCGAGGTCGCTGGTTCCGAGAGCAGTCATGTCCTCGATCCTGACACGGCTGAGAAGAGCGGGCTCCGGTGACCGCGGCCCGGGTCACCGCCCGCGGGATGACTCCAGGATGCCGGCGGCGTTGTCGCCGATCCACGCCATGAGCGGCATCATCCGCTCCATGAGTTCCTCGCCGAGCGGAGTGAGCGCGTACTCGACGCGGGGCGGCACCTCCGGATACGAGGTGCGGGTGACGAGACCGTCGGCGGTGAGGGTGCGCAGGGTGGAGGCGAGCATCTTCTCGCTGACACCGTCCACCGTGCGCCGCAGCTCACCCCAGCGCCGTGTGCCGTCCGTCAGTGCCATCAGCACGAGGACGCCCCACTTGCTCATCACGTGATCCAGGACAGCTCGAGTGGGGCACCCGTCCTCGAAGAGGCCCGGCGACTCCGACCGGAGGAGGTCGAAACTCACCTTCATGTGGGTACCTTACCGAAAAGTGGGTACCCGTGGATCGGAATGCGTACTGCCGGACGGCCGTTGGCCCGCGTGACGCGCATTCGCGCGGACATCGAAAGGACAGCCATGACCATCCTCGTCACCGCCGCCGGCGGACACCTCGGACACCTCGTCGTCGACGCCCTCCTGCGGCGCGGAGCGCGACCCGAGGACATCGTCGCCGGCGCCCGCACGCCCGAGAAGGCGAGCGACCTCGCCGCGCGCGGCGTCCGCGTCACGGCACTCGACTACAACGACCCGTCATCGGTCGCCGCGGCGCTGCAGGGCGTCGACAGCGTCCTGCTGGTCTCCGGGTCCGACCCGGGCGCCCGATTCGAACAGCACCGCACCGTGATCGACGCGGTGCAGGCCGCAGGCGTCGCGAAGCTCGTCTACACCAGCCTCGCGCACACCGACACGATCGACTTCGTGCTCGCCCCCGACCACTCCGCGACCGAGCGGGAGATCGCGGACCGCGGCATCCCCGCCGTGATCCTGCGCAACAACTGGTACATCGAGAACTACGTCGCGGATGCCGCGACCGCCGGCGCCACCGGCGCGCTCGCCGCCGCCGTGGGCGACGCCCGGGTCGCCGCCGCGAGTCGGGCCGACTACGCGGAGGCCGCTGCCGTGGTGCTGCTCGAAGACGGGCACGTGGGCCGGACCTATGAGCTGTCGGGCGACATCGCGGTCTCGTACGCCGAGATCGCCGATGCCCTCGGCTCCGCTCTCGGCCGTGACGTCGCCTACGTCCCCGTGTCGCGCGCGCAGCTGGAAGAGGCGCTCACGGCCGCGGGCCTCGACGCCGGAACCATCGGATTCGTGGCCGAGATGCAGGCGGGGATCGGCCGCGGTGTGCTCGCCGACGCAGACCCCACGCTCGCCCGCCTCATCGGCCGCCCCACGACGCCTTTCGCCGAGGGCATCCGGGCGGCGCTGTCGGCCTGATCCCCTCGCGCGGCATCCGCTGCTTCATTCACGGGAATGGAGCGGGCGGATGCCGCGTTGCGATCGACATGGAACGATTCGGCACGCTCTCCTTCGGCCACTACGGCCCCCTCGGCCGCGGCCGCGAACTCACCGCCGGCGACTCGATGCGCCAGGCGATCGATCTCGCCCAGGGCATGGACGACCTCGGCGCGAACGGCATCTACTTCCGCGTGCACCACTTCGCGCGTCAGCAGTCCTCCCCCATGCCGCTGCTCGCCGCCATCGCCGCGACGACCGAGCGCATCGAGATGGGCACCGGCGTCATCGACATGCGGTACGAGAACCCGCTGTATCTCGCCGAGGAAGCGGCATCCGTCGACCTGATCTCTGACGGCCGCCTGGCGCTCGGCGTCAGCCGCGGCTCACCCGAGTCGGTCGTCAACGGCTACGAGGCGTTCGGCTACACGGGCTCGCAGGACCCGCGCGGCGCCGACATCGCCCGGCAGCACTTCGACACGTTCCTTCGGGCGATCGATGGCGAGGGTCTCGCAGAGCGCGACCCGCACAGCCCGTTCGGCGGCGGGACCGGTCTGCAGCGCATCGAACCGCACTCCCCCGGCCTGCGTTCGCGCGTCTGGTGGGGCGCGGGCAACCGCGACACCGCCGCGTGGGCGGGCACCATGGGCGTCAACCTCATGTCGTCGACCCTGCTCACCGAAGCGGACGGGCGCGAGTTCGATCTGCTGCAGGCCGAGCAGATCGACGCGTTCCGCGGTGCGTGGCGCGAGGCCGGCCACGCCGGGACCCCTCGGGTCTCTGTCAGCCGATCGGTGTTCCCCATCACGACCGCGGAGGACGACCTGTACTTCGGTCGCTCGGCCGAGCAGGGCGGCATCGGCGTGATCGACGGCATGCACGCCACGTTCGGGCGCACCTACGCCGGATCCCCCGACCAGCTCGTCGAGCAGCTCCAGCAGGATGCCGCGGTCGCCGCGGCCGACACGCTGATGCTCACGATCCCGTCGCAGCTGGGCGTGGAGTTCAACCTCCGCATCGTCGAGTCGTTCGCGAAGCACGTCGCGCCGTCGCTCGGCTGGGTGTCCACGCGCTGAGACCTACTTGCAGGTCGAGCGGTCCTCGTCAAGGCAGGCGATCACTCAGCCGGCCGTGGCTATCGTCGAGGGATCCATGCACCGCGCCCCCGCGGACGGAGGATGAGGATGCCCGAAACCCACGACAGCCCCGCCGGAGACCTGCTCGACGGCAGGTACCGCATCGGCGAGCGTCTCGGCCGCGGCGGCATGGCCGATGTGTACCGAGCGATGGACGAACTGCTCGGCCGTGACGTTGCGGTGAAGATCATCCGGCCCGGCGTCGACGGTGTCGCGTCCCCCGAACGCGCCCGAGGCGAGATGAGTGCGCTGGCGACCCTCAACCATCCCTCGCTGGTGACGCTGCTCGACGCCCGACTCGACAACGCCGACGGGCAGGACTACCTCGTGATGGAGCTCGTGGAGGGACCCACCCTCTCCGACGTTCTCCGCGAAGGACCCCTGAGCGAGCACGACACGGCCCGGCTGGCGAGCGAGATCGCCGAAGGTCTGCACGTCGTGCACTCCGCCGATGTCGTCCACCGTGACATCAAGCCGTCGAACGTCCTGCTGGCGCCGGCGCATCTGCCGGGGCTGCGCTATCGCGCCAAGCTCGCGGACTTCGGGATCGCCTACCTCGTCGACGAGGCGCGCGTCACCGAGCCGGGTGATGTGATCGGCACCGCCGCGTACCTCGCTCCCGAGCAGGTGAACGGTGCGGCACCCGCGCCACCGGCAGACGTGTACGCGCTCGGACTCGTGCTGATCGAGGCGCTGTCAGGCCAGCCCGCATTCCCTCACGCCGCAGGAGTCGCCACCGCACTGGCACGCCTGAACGCACCCCCCGAGCTCCCCGTCGCCGTGTCCGCCCCGTGGCGCGATCTCCTGGAGCAGATGACCCGACTCGAACCGTCGGAGCGTCCCTCCGCGCTCGACGTCGCGATCGTGGCATCCCGCCTCATGGGAGTGCCCGAGGAGCCGAGCGCCCCGGTCGCGGCCGCGGGTGCCGCCCCGACGGAGCTCCTCACCGCTGCGCCGGCCGCGGAGAGTGCGAACACCGACGTCCCGACCGAACTGCTCGCTGCCGCGGCCGCCGCACCGCTAGGCGCAGGCGCAGGTGCAGGCGCAGGCGCGGGTGACCCGCCCACCCGGGTGATGCCCGGCCTCGCGTCCGCCGCAGGCGCGACAGCCGCTTCAACCGGTGGAACGGATGCCGCGACCGCACCGACCGACACCGTTCCCGACGACGGCGCGAGTCGTCCGCGGCGACGCCGAACCCTGATCGGTGCCGCAGCGGTCGGAGCCGCCATCCTGGTCGGCGCGGGCGCGTGGGGAATCGGAACTCTCGGCGGGGCGCCGGCACCGGCGTCCGAGGAACCGGCCGTCACCGAGGAGACCCCGAGCACGCCGCGACCCTCCGGCGAACCGACCGACACGGAGGCGGACGGCGAGACGTCCACAGGAGGAGACACCCGTCCGACGGACGAGGAGTCGACTGCGCCCTCCGATGAGGAGTCCTCCTCTCCGGAGCCGGACGCGCCCGCGGAGGAGTCCCCGGCGCCCGCAGACCCGGGCGCAGAGGAACCCGACCCCACGACTCCCGTCGAGCCGGCACCCGAACCGGAGCCGACGACGCCCGTGGAGGAGCCTGCGCCGGAGGAACCCGCCCCCGCGGAGCCGTCTCCGGAGGAACCCGCACCGGACCCCGTGACGACCCCCTGACCGCACCGGATACCGGCACCGCACCCTTCTGAGTGCGTCACCACCCCATGGAGCCGGGAACACCCTTGAAGGGCCCGACCACCCACGACGTCACCCAGCCGCCGTAGAACTTGCCCGGCTGCGGGACGACGGTCTCCCCCGCGACCGTGCACGCATCCATTCCCTGGGCGTAGACCGCGACGCGTCCGGCGAGCGCCTCATAACCAGGCTCGGGCTGCGGATAGTTCCACGCGGCGCGTTCCCGCACCTGCCCGCCACCCCACACATCCAGGTACCGGGCGGCACCCTTGAACTCGCAGAAAGACGAGCCCGCGGCATC contains:
- a CDS encoding serine/threonine-protein kinase: MPETHDSPAGDLLDGRYRIGERLGRGGMADVYRAMDELLGRDVAVKIIRPGVDGVASPERARGEMSALATLNHPSLVTLLDARLDNADGQDYLVMELVEGPTLSDVLREGPLSEHDTARLASEIAEGLHVVHSADVVHRDIKPSNVLLAPAHLPGLRYRAKLADFGIAYLVDEARVTEPGDVIGTAAYLAPEQVNGAAPAPPADVYALGLVLIEALSGQPAFPHAAGVATALARLNAPPELPVAVSAPWRDLLEQMTRLEPSERPSALDVAIVASRLMGVPEEPSAPVAAAGAAPTELLTAAPAAESANTDVPTELLAAAAAAPLGAGAGAGAGAGDPPTRVMPGLASAAGATAASTGGTDAATAPTDTVPDDGASRPRRRRTLIGAAAVGAAILVGAGAWGIGTLGGAPAPASEEPAVTEETPSTPRPSGEPTDTEADGETSTGGDTRPTDEESTAPSDEESSSPEPDAPAEESPAPADPGAEEPDPTTPVEPAPEPEPTTPVEEPAPEEPAPAEPSPEEPAPDPVTTP
- a CDS encoding winged helix-turn-helix transcriptional regulator, whose protein sequence is MKVSFDLLRSESPGLFEDGCPTRAVLDHVMSKWGVLVLMALTDGTRRWGELRRTVDGVSEKMLASTLRTLTADGLVTRTSYPEVPPRVEYALTPLGEELMERMMPLMAWIGDNAAGILESSRGR
- a CDS encoding aldo/keto reductase; protein product: MTALGTSDLDVFPLSFGGNVFGWTADRDTSFAILDAFVAGGGDFVDSADVYSAWAPGNSGGESETIIGQWLASRRPDGVVVATKVSKHPDFRGLSASNVRAGAEASLRRLGVEAIDLYYAHAEDPDTPLEETVAAFGALVTDGLIRYPAISNFSAENTREWVRIARELGVAEPVAVQPRYNLVDRTIERDLVPVADELGLAVVPYSALASGFLTGKYRSSDPAGQASPRAGTAASYATAEGLAIIAALEEAASAHDVSVASAALGWLRAKGTVPIASASRVEQVDGLLAGARLELSADEIASLDAASDAYAATKV
- a CDS encoding ECF transporter S component, translated to MKAADIGETPDESSADVARSLQDLRSRSGATYADIAMRIAALRVAAGVSPSAARVARSTVFDAFKADRARLNPALVAEIATVLGEDDAAVASWRERATKAALVRRDPAPHSEKRPQVATDLPAAATLPPLTAPATTARAGWWERHSVALILLTVCIAANLLGHRFVSALQVPLFFDMMGTAIASIALGPWHGVLVAVATNVVGMALSNPASIFFTAVNVAGALLWGYGVRRFGMGRTVLRFLLLNLLVAFVCSVIAAAIIVFALSGTSHHPLDDLARSWMALGQGLLPAVFSSNLVTSVADKLIAGFVTLVVLGSLGPVADRISLPRDTVFRRLQAPTRATARAHGPQRTRTLET
- a CDS encoding DNA glycosylase AlkZ-like family protein: MHRLSRDDARRIAVRAQLLDADRPADVVEVAEQLGAIKIDPTAVISPSEHTICWSRIGWAYEPGQLSKAVETDRQLFEYDGQFRPTSLLPFLWPLMRTRTLRAATREYLEANARFRADILARLTSEGELLAADIPDTSQVQAKNEGGWYGSNQVPRMLELMMYLGEVAVSRRVGRQRVWDLAERVYPTGLPEMSPEDAETALAARRLQALGIARQKSSWSGVGVAGEEARVEGSTWVWRVDPEAIAALEDDPGGRAAVLNPYDRMLFDRPRLAELFDFEFVLEQFKPKSQRVYGYFAHPILVGDRFIGLLDAALDKRKENLVVGAVHELVPFDDEEREMVHAEIRDLAEWIGVPVRGLD
- a CDS encoding SDR family NAD(P)-dependent oxidoreductase translates to MAASTPLTAASTIGDWLDSEVGGPLIRGLLAASGASEDSLAPVRGLPLQQLVALSRGQMPQSVVDDLVRQANDGELPDAAPSGWTERISSGRFAGQTVIVTGAASGIGRATAARIVREGGRVVATDISAEKLAEFAASLPEADIVVVPGDITEQESVDAVVAAAGDRIDALANVAGINDDFSPLAETTDAMWHKVLAVNVTGPFLLSRAVLPAMLAAGRGSIVNVASEAALRGSASGNAYTTSKHAVIGLTKSAAVMYGPQGIRVNAVAPGGVATGIPFPAHVSEYGQERLGAFHGLIPSVATAEQLAASITFLLSDDGVNINGAVLASDGGWSAQ
- a CDS encoding GNAT family N-acetyltransferase; the protein is MSPEHGAVLRTFDDGTVLRAASPGDEAGLLAAIQALADYEREPDAVENTAADLTSSLFGPDPKVFAHVVEREERIVGIAIWFLTYSTWTGRHGIWLEDLFVDADQRGRGYGKALIASLGAVALQRGYSRVEWTVLDWNAPSIAFYRSLGAEPMDEWTTQRMSGPALEALARA
- a CDS encoding SDR family oxidoreductase — protein: MTILVTAAGGHLGHLVVDALLRRGARPEDIVAGARTPEKASDLAARGVRVTALDYNDPSSVAAALQGVDSVLLVSGSDPGARFEQHRTVIDAVQAAGVAKLVYTSLAHTDTIDFVLAPDHSATEREIADRGIPAVILRNNWYIENYVADAATAGATGALAAAVGDARVAAASRADYAEAAAVVLLEDGHVGRTYELSGDIAVSYAEIADALGSALGRDVAYVPVSRAQLEEALTAAGLDAGTIGFVAEMQAGIGRGVLADADPTLARLIGRPTTPFAEGIRAALSA
- a CDS encoding DUF427 domain-containing protein, which codes for MRHPVPDPIGPGQESVWEYPRPPRVESVAGRVTITLGGEVIVDTADVVRVLETSHPPVYYLPIADFVPGALRDAAGSSFCEFKGAARYLDVWGGGQVRERAAWNYPQPEPGYEALAGRVAVYAQGMDACTVAGETVVPQPGKFYGGWVTSWVVGPFKGVPGSMGW
- a CDS encoding sulfurtransferase, which produces MASVLNISAYLFTPIADPAALRPVLERRATERELKGTILVAEEGINLFLAGSATSVRGFVDELREDERFAALTTKESWSEDAPFRKMIVKHKREIIRMDRPAIRPAEGRAPAVEPRVLQRWLAQGHDDDGREVVLLDTRNAFEVDHGTFTGAVDWRIEKFTEFPGAADAHRDDLLGKTVVSFCTGGIRCEKAAIHLREEGIDARQLEGGILGYFEEVGGEGFQGECFVFDERRTVDARLAPTG
- a CDS encoding LLM class flavin-dependent oxidoreductase yields the protein MERFGTLSFGHYGPLGRGRELTAGDSMRQAIDLAQGMDDLGANGIYFRVHHFARQQSSPMPLLAAIAATTERIEMGTGVIDMRYENPLYLAEEAASVDLISDGRLALGVSRGSPESVVNGYEAFGYTGSQDPRGADIARQHFDTFLRAIDGEGLAERDPHSPFGGGTGLQRIEPHSPGLRSRVWWGAGNRDTAAWAGTMGVNLMSSTLLTEADGREFDLLQAEQIDAFRGAWREAGHAGTPRVSVSRSVFPITTAEDDLYFGRSAEQGGIGVIDGMHATFGRTYAGSPDQLVEQLQQDAAVAAADTLMLTIPSQLGVEFNLRIVESFAKHVAPSLGWVSTR